In a single window of the Bradyrhizobium erythrophlei genome:
- a CDS encoding SDR family oxidoreductase, with product MQVAGQVVVVTGGANGIGRALCEAFHRAGAAKVVVADLDAAGAEAVAASIDGAAFKCDVGQENDIRRLIEETEQKFGPIALFCSNAGIGGGFDPMSDNAGGTSDEPWAKSWAIHVMAHVYAARHLVPRMKARGGGYFLNTISAAGLLSQVGSPAYSTTKHAAVGFAENLAISHKADGIKVSILCPQGVDTNMLRSIPKGPQSGDGDLSPEQVAKDALAGIEQETFVILPHPQVLGYMRKKTENYDRWIAGMAKIQARMREAYGK from the coding sequence ATGCAGGTCGCCGGCCAAGTCGTGGTTGTGACCGGCGGCGCCAATGGCATCGGGCGCGCGCTGTGCGAAGCCTTTCACCGCGCCGGCGCGGCCAAGGTGGTCGTCGCCGATCTCGATGCCGCGGGCGCCGAAGCTGTCGCCGCCTCGATCGACGGCGCGGCGTTCAAATGCGACGTCGGGCAGGAGAACGACATCCGCCGCCTGATCGAGGAAACCGAACAGAAATTCGGCCCGATCGCGCTGTTCTGCTCCAATGCCGGCATCGGCGGCGGCTTCGATCCGATGTCCGACAATGCCGGCGGGACTTCCGACGAGCCGTGGGCGAAAAGCTGGGCGATCCATGTCATGGCCCATGTCTACGCCGCGCGGCATCTGGTCCCGCGCATGAAGGCGCGCGGCGGCGGTTACTTTCTCAACACGATTTCCGCCGCCGGGCTTTTGTCGCAGGTCGGAAGTCCGGCCTATTCGACGACAAAGCATGCGGCTGTCGGATTCGCGGAGAATCTGGCGATCTCGCACAAGGCCGACGGCATCAAGGTTTCCATCCTGTGTCCGCAGGGCGTCGACACCAACATGCTGCGCTCGATCCCGAAAGGCCCGCAATCCGGCGACGGCGATCTCTCGCCGGAGCAGGTGGCAAAGGACGCGCTGGCGGGCATTGAGCAGGAGACATTTGTCATTTTGCCGCACCCGCAGGTGCTCGGCTACATGCGCAAGAAAACCGAAAATTACGACCGCTGGATCGCAGGCATGGCGAAGATCCAGGCCAGAATGCGCGAAGCTTACGGGAAGTAA
- a CDS encoding IS110 family transposase yields the protein MADCSEVFVGLDTSKLRNAVAIAEGGRNGEVRYLGEIENTEAATCKLVKKLAAQHRRLTFCYEAGPTGYDLHRLIKTLGHECVVVAPSLIPKKPGDRVKTNRRDALNLAKLLRAGELTAVWVPDARHEAMRDLVRAREAAVADLKSKRQQVLSLLLRLGRHYTGKRTWTRAHMNWLVSQKLAHREQRIAFEEMLLAVRQADERVIRLERAIAAAVTDWSLAEVVRALMAVRGLDLISATIFLAEIGDLSRFATPRQLMAYLGLVPGEESTGDRVWRGGITKAGNHRARRILVECSWSYRHPPRVGKKKLGKVEAAPPAVQEIAWKAQARLTARYRALARRGKRPTLVVTAIARELSGFIWVVSRAIGAPTTPAM from the coding sequence ATGGCGGATTGTAGCGAAGTTTTCGTTGGTCTTGATACCTCGAAGTTGCGCAATGCAGTGGCAATTGCGGAGGGCGGGCGGAACGGCGAGGTGCGGTATCTCGGCGAGATTGAGAACACGGAGGCGGCGACGTGCAAGCTGGTGAAGAAGCTTGCGGCGCAGCATCGGCGACTGACGTTCTGCTATGAGGCCGGGCCGACCGGGTATGATCTGCACCGGTTGATCAAAACCCTCGGCCACGAGTGTGTGGTAGTGGCGCCATCGCTGATCCCGAAGAAGCCGGGCGATCGGGTGAAGACCAATCGGCGTGACGCGCTCAATCTGGCCAAGCTGTTGCGCGCGGGCGAACTGACCGCGGTCTGGGTTCCGGATGCGCGGCACGAGGCGATGCGGGACCTGGTGCGGGCGCGCGAGGCTGCTGTCGCCGACCTCAAATCCAAACGCCAGCAGGTTTTGTCGTTGCTGCTGCGGCTCGGCCGGCATTATACGGGCAAGAGAACCTGGACTAGGGCCCATATGAACTGGCTGGTGAGCCAGAAGCTCGCCCACCGCGAACAACGCATCGCATTCGAGGAGATGCTGTTGGCGGTCCGGCAAGCCGACGAGCGCGTGATCCGGCTCGAGCGGGCGATCGCCGCAGCAGTGACGGACTGGTCGCTTGCAGAGGTGGTGAGGGCACTGATGGCCGTGCGCGGTCTCGATCTCATTTCGGCTACGATTTTTCTCGCCGAGATCGGCGACCTGTCGCGCTTTGCAACCCCGCGCCAATTGATGGCCTATCTTGGCTTGGTGCCGGGCGAAGAGTCGACTGGTGACAGGGTCTGGCGCGGCGGCATCACCAAGGCCGGCAACCACCGGGCGCGGCGCATTCTGGTGGAGTGCTCCTGGAGCTACCGCCATCCCCCACGCGTCGGCAAGAAGAAGCTTGGCAAGGTGGAAGCCGCACCGCCCGCCGTCCAGGAGATCGCTTGGAAGGCGCAGGCGCGCCTGACCGCGCGCTACCGCGCATTGGCACGGCGTGGCAAACGGCCGACCCTCGTGGTGACCGCGATTGCGCGTGAGCTGTCGGGCTTCATTTGGGTAGTCAGTCGCGCCATCGGCGCGCCGACGACGCCGGCGATGTGA
- a CDS encoding PaaI family thioesterase — MSAPLNPPSLAEAVNAKGFSHAAGFRIVAVAPGNAEVALARRPDLVQFFGHFHGGVITALADQAAGVAVTSSLPAGRIGVTVEIKVNFLSPADGTELVARAKTLKMSGSIGVATVEVFSKDGATETLCAFCTATMRALDLPAEFR, encoded by the coding sequence TTGAGCGCACCCCTCAACCCGCCGAGCCTCGCCGAGGCCGTCAACGCCAAGGGTTTTAGTCACGCCGCGGGCTTCCGCATCGTTGCCGTTGCGCCCGGCAATGCCGAGGTCGCGCTCGCGCGCCGGCCGGACCTCGTGCAGTTCTTCGGCCATTTTCACGGCGGGGTCATTACCGCGCTGGCCGATCAGGCCGCCGGGGTCGCCGTTACCTCGAGCCTGCCGGCCGGCCGGATCGGGGTCACCGTCGAGATCAAGGTCAATTTTCTCTCGCCTGCGGATGGCACCGAGCTGGTGGCCCGCGCCAAAACCCTGAAAATGTCGGGTTCGATCGGGGTTGCCACGGTCGAAGTCTTCAGCAAAGACGGGGCCACCGAAACCCTCTGCGCATTCTGCACCGCTACCATGCGCGCCCTCGATCTGCCGGCCGAGTTCCGATGA
- a CDS encoding YcjX family protein: MALRFSDIVEEARLSARALKDYGDHFFNPTVRLGVTGLSRAGKTVFITALIHGLTRGGRFPVFEPFATGRIARARLEPQPDDAVPRFDYENHVRTLIEERRWPNSTVDISELRLVIDYQRQNGADRTLTLDIVDYPGEWLLDLPLLNKSYEQWSAESLGLSRERPRARLAAPWHAHLATLNARERADEQAALTSARLFTDYLRACRDERFAMSLLPPGRFLMPGNLAGSPALTFAPLDLPAEGVAPEGSLWAMMVRRYEAYKDVVVRPFFRDHFSRLDRQVVLVDALAAFNSGPEALVDLEAALAGILDCFRIGRSTLLSSLFRPKIDRILFAATKADHLHHSSHDRLEAVLRRTVSRAVATAENTGAEIDVVALAAVRATREAQVQRGREKLPSILGTPAASEITGGEAFDGNTEVATFPGDLPADPEQLFAGEGAFRGLSSAAAEKTDFRFLRFRPPQLDSPEADGPMLPHIRLDRALQFLIGDRLQ, translated from the coding sequence ATGGCCCTCCGTTTTTCCGATATTGTCGAGGAGGCGCGCCTGTCGGCGCGGGCCCTCAAGGACTACGGCGATCACTTTTTCAATCCGACGGTCCGGCTCGGCGTCACCGGACTGTCACGCGCCGGCAAGACCGTGTTCATTACGGCGCTGATACACGGCCTCACCCGCGGCGGCCGCTTTCCGGTGTTCGAGCCGTTCGCCACCGGGCGGATCGCCCGTGCCAGGCTCGAGCCGCAGCCCGACGACGCGGTGCCGCGTTTCGACTATGAGAACCATGTCCGCACCCTGATCGAGGAACGGCGCTGGCCGAATTCCACGGTCGATATCAGCGAACTGCGGCTGGTGATCGACTATCAGCGCCAGAACGGCGCCGATCGCACGTTGACGCTCGATATCGTCGATTACCCCGGCGAATGGCTGCTCGATCTGCCGCTGCTCAACAAGAGTTACGAGCAATGGTCCGCCGAAAGCCTCGGCCTGTCGCGGGAACGTCCCCGCGCGCGACTCGCGGCACCATGGCATGCGCATCTTGCGACGCTGAATGCCCGCGAACGTGCAGACGAGCAGGCCGCGCTGACATCGGCGCGGCTGTTCACGGATTACCTGCGCGCCTGCCGCGACGAACGTTTCGCCATGAGCCTGTTGCCGCCCGGCCGCTTCCTGATGCCGGGCAATCTTGCGGGATCGCCGGCGCTGACCTTTGCGCCGCTCGATCTGCCGGCCGAAGGCGTCGCGCCAGAGGGATCGCTGTGGGCGATGATGGTCAGGCGGTACGAGGCCTATAAGGACGTGGTGGTTCGGCCGTTTTTTCGCGACCACTTTTCGCGGCTCGATCGCCAGGTCGTGCTGGTCGATGCGCTCGCGGCCTTCAACTCAGGGCCGGAAGCGCTGGTCGACCTCGAGGCGGCGCTGGCGGGCATTCTCGATTGCTTCCGGATCGGCCGCAGCACGCTGCTCTCGAGCCTGTTCCGCCCGAAGATCGACCGCATTCTTTTCGCCGCAACCAAGGCCGATCACCTGCACCATTCAAGCCACGATCGCCTGGAGGCGGTTTTGCGGCGGACCGTCAGCCGGGCCGTCGCGACAGCTGAGAACACCGGCGCCGAGATCGACGTCGTGGCGCTGGCGGCGGTGCGCGCCACCCGCGAGGCCCAGGTGCAGCGTGGTCGGGAAAAGCTGCCGTCGATCCTGGGGACGCCTGCGGCCAGTGAAATAACCGGCGGCGAGGCCTTCGACGGCAACACCGAGGTCGCGACCTTTCCGGGCGATCTGCCGGCCGATCCGGAGCAGCTTTTTGCCGGCGAAGGCGCGTTTCGCGGGCTCTCCAGCGCGGCGGCGGAAAAGACCGATTTTCGCTTTCTCCGTTTTCGGCCGCCTCAGCTCGATAGCCCGGAGGCGGATGGTCCGATGCTGCCTCACATCCGCCTTGACCGCGCCCTCCAATTCCTGATCGGAGACAGGCTGCAATGA
- a CDS encoding FAS1-like dehydratase domain-containing protein, which yields MTEKPDLDHLRQWIGRTQVASDIVTAQLVKGLRATLFMEIGTPKPGDAAPLTVHWCLAQPVYPMSELGPDGHPARGGFLPPVPLPRRMWAGGELEFFEPLRVGDETTRTSRISDVTMKTGSTGVLCFVSVEHLITTPRGTAIRERQDIVYRDVSPGQASAPAKPPAPAPAAQHRESHMADPVLLFRYSALTFNGHRIHYDRDYVTRVEGYPGLIFHGPLQAALLVEFAAKLHGGTAPKKFSYRGLQPLFEGSEFSINANDAGAGMELWTANSQGQPTMKGTATW from the coding sequence ATGACCGAAAAGCCCGATCTCGACCATTTGCGGCAATGGATCGGCCGCACCCAAGTGGCTTCCGATATCGTCACCGCGCAACTGGTGAAGGGCCTGCGCGCCACGCTGTTCATGGAGATCGGCACGCCGAAGCCGGGCGATGCCGCCCCGCTCACCGTGCATTGGTGCCTGGCGCAGCCGGTCTACCCGATGTCGGAACTCGGTCCCGACGGACATCCTGCCCGCGGCGGTTTCCTGCCGCCGGTGCCGCTGCCGCGCCGGATGTGGGCCGGCGGTGAACTGGAATTTTTCGAACCGCTGCGCGTCGGCGACGAGACCACGCGCACCTCGCGCATTTCGGATGTCACGATGAAGACCGGCAGCACTGGCGTGCTGTGTTTCGTCTCCGTCGAGCATCTGATCACGACGCCGCGCGGCACCGCGATCCGCGAGCGGCAGGATATCGTCTATCGGGATGTATCGCCTGGGCAGGCATCCGCGCCAGCCAAACCGCCGGCGCCGGCGCCAGCCGCGCAGCATCGCGAGAGCCACATGGCCGATCCGGTGCTGCTGTTCCGTTATTCCGCGCTGACCTTCAACGGCCACCGCATCCATTACGACCGCGACTACGTCACCAGGGTCGAGGGCTATCCCGGCCTGATCTTCCACGGCCCGCTGCAGGCGGCGTTGCTGGTGGAATTCGCAGCCAAGCTGCACGGCGGCACGGCACCGAAGAAATTCAGCTATCGCGGCCTGCAGCCGCTGTTCGAAGGCTCAGAGTTCAGCATCAACGCCAACGACGCAGGTGCCGGCATGGAACTATGGACCGCGAATTCGCAGGGTCAGCCGACCATGAAGGGCACCGCGACGTGGTGA
- a CDS encoding CaiB/BaiF CoA transferase family protein: MLPLEGLTVIAVEQAVAAPFCSSRLADAGAHVVKIERPEGDFARGYDAAAKGQSSYFVWLNRGKDSVVVDLATKEGRASLEALVAGADVLIQNLKPGSMDKLGFTLERLKKDYPKLICCTISGYGDDGPYAQRKAYDLLIQAESGLASITGGPDGPSRVGVSIVDVATGATAHAAILEALIARSRSGKGADIRISMFDVMADWLSVPLLNAEAGNPPQRMGLAHPSIAPYGVFRSRDGRDILISIQSEREWKKLCTDVLGQPDLPNDPRFSNMVERVRNRALTDKTVGDSFAALTRDELLKRLSDADIAFAEVNTMADLAVHPHLRRIEVDTPAGPVSYPAPAAIVVDQPRHYGAVPGIGDRAGVTKPASVKAKSS, encoded by the coding sequence ATGCTGCCGCTTGAGGGACTGACCGTCATTGCCGTCGAACAGGCGGTCGCAGCACCCTTCTGCAGTTCGCGGCTGGCCGACGCCGGCGCCCATGTCGTCAAGATCGAGCGGCCCGAGGGCGATTTCGCGCGCGGCTATGATGCGGCGGCCAAGGGCCAAAGCAGCTATTTCGTCTGGCTCAACCGCGGCAAGGATTCCGTGGTCGTCGACCTCGCCACCAAAGAGGGCCGCGCCAGCCTCGAAGCGCTGGTCGCCGGCGCCGACGTGCTGATCCAGAACCTGAAGCCCGGCTCGATGGACAAGCTCGGCTTCACGCTGGAGCGCCTGAAGAAAGATTATCCAAAACTGATCTGCTGCACCATTTCAGGCTATGGCGACGACGGTCCCTACGCGCAGCGCAAGGCCTACGATCTCCTGATCCAGGCCGAGAGCGGACTCGCCTCGATCACCGGCGGTCCGGACGGCCCATCCCGGGTCGGCGTGTCGATCGTCGATGTCGCCACCGGCGCCACCGCGCACGCCGCCATCCTCGAAGCCCTGATCGCGCGGTCGCGCAGCGGCAAGGGCGCCGATATCAGGATTTCGATGTTCGACGTGATGGCCGACTGGCTGTCGGTGCCGCTGCTCAATGCAGAGGCCGGCAACCCGCCGCAGCGGATGGGCCTCGCCCATCCGTCGATCGCGCCCTACGGCGTGTTTCGCTCACGGGACGGCAGGGACATCCTGATTTCGATCCAGAGCGAACGCGAATGGAAGAAGTTATGCACTGACGTGCTGGGGCAACCTGACCTGCCGAACGATCCCCGGTTTTCCAACATGGTCGAGCGCGTCCGCAACCGCGCGCTGACCGACAAGACCGTTGGCGATAGTTTTGCCGCCCTGACCCGTGACGAACTGCTGAAGCGTCTCTCCGACGCCGACATCGCCTTTGCCGAGGTCAACACCATGGCCGATCTCGCCGTGCATCCGCATCTGCGCCGCATCGAGGTCGACACGCCCGCGGGGCCGGTGAGTTATCCCGCGCCGGCAGCGATCGTCGTCGACCAGCCCCGTCATTATGGTGCCGTGCCGGGGATCGGCGACCGTGCCGGAGTGACAAAACCTGCTTCCGTCAAGGCAAAATCGTCATGA
- the mdlC gene encoding benzoylformate decarboxylase: MPPKTAKAATKPTTVKQATLDLLRAFGIKKVFGNPGSTELPFLSDWPDDIDYVLGLQEASVIGMADGYAQATRNAGFVNLHSAAGVGNALGNIYTAHRNQTPLVITAGQQARSILPLQAFLYAERASEFPRPYVKFSIEPARAEDVPAAIARAYYVAMQPPCGPTFVSVPIDDWTHPTQPVEARNVSRELGPDANAMNALVSALSASKHPALVVGPGVDRAQAVDLMVRVAEKTKAAVWVSPFSPRASFPERHPQFAGFLHASPGQLSEALRAHDLVVVIGAPVFTFHVEGHASIFDGATTIFQITDDSNAAAVTPVGSSIVATMKPALTMLLDLLPETGRATPTGRILPPAPGAADPIPVEYLLHALSSAMPENAVLVEEAPSHRPAMQKFMPMRGQDSFYTMASGGLGYGLPASVGMALGRPGVRTVCLVGDGSAMYSIQALWTAAQRKLPLTVVVINNSGYGAMRSFSQVMQVRNVPGLDLPGIDFVSIAEGMGCDAVRVTKSSELAPALTRGLSHDGVSLIEAVVDSAVPMLYAHKS, translated from the coding sequence TTGCCCCCCAAAACCGCTAAAGCCGCGACCAAGCCAACCACCGTCAAGCAAGCCACGCTCGACCTGCTGCGCGCGTTCGGAATCAAGAAGGTGTTCGGCAATCCCGGCTCGACCGAATTGCCGTTCCTCAGCGACTGGCCTGACGATATCGACTATGTGCTCGGCTTGCAGGAAGCCTCCGTCATCGGCATGGCCGATGGTTACGCCCAGGCCACCCGCAATGCCGGCTTCGTCAATCTGCATTCCGCCGCCGGTGTCGGCAATGCGCTCGGCAATATCTACACCGCCCACCGCAACCAGACGCCGCTGGTGATTACAGCGGGCCAGCAGGCGCGCAGCATCCTGCCGCTGCAGGCCTTTCTCTATGCCGAGCGGGCCTCGGAATTTCCGCGTCCCTACGTCAAGTTCTCCATCGAGCCGGCGCGCGCCGAGGATGTCCCGGCGGCGATCGCGCGCGCCTATTACGTGGCGATGCAGCCGCCGTGCGGGCCGACCTTTGTGTCGGTGCCGATCGACGACTGGACCCATCCGACGCAGCCGGTCGAAGCCCGCAATGTCAGCCGCGAACTGGGCCCCGACGCAAATGCGATGAACGCGCTTGTCTCAGCGCTGTCGGCCAGCAAGCACCCGGCCCTCGTGGTCGGCCCTGGCGTCGACCGCGCGCAGGCCGTCGACCTGATGGTGCGGGTGGCGGAGAAAACGAAAGCCGCGGTGTGGGTCAGCCCGTTTTCGCCGCGCGCGAGTTTCCCGGAGCGGCATCCGCAATTCGCGGGCTTCCTGCATGCCTCGCCGGGGCAGCTCTCGGAGGCATTGCGCGCGCATGATCTGGTGGTGGTGATCGGCGCGCCGGTGTTTACGTTCCACGTCGAGGGCCACGCTTCGATCTTCGATGGCGCCACCACGATCTTCCAGATCACCGACGATTCCAATGCGGCCGCGGTAACGCCGGTTGGCAGCAGCATCGTCGCCACCATGAAGCCGGCGCTGACGATGCTGCTTGATCTATTGCCCGAGACCGGACGCGCGACGCCGACTGGCCGCATCCTGCCGCCGGCACCCGGCGCGGCCGATCCGATTCCGGTCGAATACCTGTTGCACGCGCTCTCCTCTGCGATGCCTGAAAACGCCGTCCTGGTCGAGGAAGCCCCGTCGCACCGCCCCGCGATGCAAAAATTCATGCCGATGCGCGGCCAGGACAGTTTCTACACCATGGCCAGCGGCGGCCTCGGTTATGGCCTGCCGGCCTCGGTCGGCATGGCGCTCGGCCGCCCCGGCGTCCGGACCGTCTGCCTGGTCGGCGACGGCTCGGCGATGTATTCGATCCAGGCGTTGTGGACCGCGGCGCAGCGCAAGCTGCCGCTGACGGTAGTCGTGATCAACAATTCAGGCTACGGCGCGATGCGCTCGTTCAGCCAGGTGATGCAGGTGCGCAACGTGCCCGGCCTCGATCTGCCCGGCATCGACTTTGTCAGCATCGCAGAAGGCATGGGATGCGATGCGGTGCGCGTGACAAAATCATCCGAACTGGCACCGGCGCTGACGCGCGGTCTTTCGCATGACGGCGTCAGCCTGATCGAAGCAGTGGTGGATTCCGCGGTGCCGATGCTTTACGCGCACAAGAGCTGA
- the trhA gene encoding PAQR family membrane homeostasis protein TrhA: MTIFRLKQLASNSAHAAAGAIRWNYDRAELIADGVVHGIGVFGGVIAATVLIVLAAVFASAYEIVSVSIYAAGLLAMLGFSAAYNLWPVSRSKWLLRRLDHSAIYILIAATYTPVFVQLQDRVFAMSLLAGVWSVAVVGVVLKLFFPGRFDRVSVGLYLAMGWSGIIAYDSGLSSLPHLAVWLIAVGGLLYSFGVIFHAWRRLRFQNAIWHGFVLLGAACHYTAVLDLVLT, from the coding sequence ATGACCATCTTCAGACTGAAACAGCTCGCCTCGAATTCGGCGCATGCGGCGGCAGGTGCCATCCGCTGGAACTACGATCGGGCCGAACTGATCGCCGACGGCGTGGTGCACGGCATCGGCGTATTCGGGGGCGTGATCGCGGCAACCGTGCTGATCGTGCTCGCGGCCGTATTCGCTTCCGCCTACGAAATCGTCTCGGTATCGATCTACGCTGCGGGCCTGCTCGCGATGCTCGGGTTTTCGGCTGCCTATAATCTGTGGCCGGTGTCTCGCAGCAAATGGCTGCTGCGCCGCCTTGATCATTCCGCGATCTATATTCTGATCGCCGCAACCTACACGCCGGTGTTCGTGCAGTTGCAGGACCGCGTGTTTGCGATGTCGCTGCTGGCGGGAGTGTGGAGCGTGGCCGTGGTCGGGGTCGTGCTCAAGCTGTTTTTCCCGGGGCGTTTCGACCGCGTCTCGGTCGGTCTCTATCTGGCGATGGGTTGGAGCGGCATCATTGCCTACGACAGCGGTCTGTCGTCGCTGCCGCATCTGGCGGTGTGGTTGATCGCGGTTGGCGGCCTGCTCTATAGTTTTGGCGTCATCTTTCATGCTTGGCGGCGGTTGCGCTTTCAGAACGCGATATGGCATGGTTTCGTGCTGTTGGGCGCGGCCTGCCATTACACCGCCGTGCTCGATCTCGTTCTGACCTGA
- a CDS encoding cytochrome P450 → MNIQTSVRADKAELQRLAREEAYATPLSEFHPGAPKLFQNDTLWPWFERLRKEEPVHYCTSAPIEPYWSVTKYNDIMHVDTNHGIFSSDSTLGGISIRDVPPGYDYPSFIAMDQPRHSAQRKTVSPMFTPAHLDELAVLIRARAGKVLDALPRNETFNFVDRVSIELTTQMLATLFDFPFEERRKLTRWSDVATALPKSGIVESAEQRRAEMDECAGYFTKLWNERVNAEPRNDLLSMMAHHDATRHMDPDNLMGNILLLIVGGNDTTRNTMSGSVLALNEYPEQYQKLRDNPDLIDSMVPEVIRWQTPLAHMRRTALEDTELGGKTIKKGDRVVMWYVSGNRDEEGIENPNEFIIDRARPRTHLSFGFGIHRCVGMRLAELQLKIVWQEMLKRFDNIEVVGEPKRVYSSFVRGIESLPVRIPA, encoded by the coding sequence ATGAACATCCAGACCTCAGTCCGGGCCGACAAGGCCGAGCTTCAGCGACTGGCGCGCGAAGAGGCGTATGCCACGCCGCTCAGTGAATTTCACCCGGGCGCGCCAAAGCTGTTCCAGAACGATACGCTGTGGCCATGGTTCGAGCGGCTGCGCAAGGAAGAGCCGGTGCACTACTGCACCAGCGCGCCGATCGAACCCTATTGGTCGGTCACCAAATACAACGACATCATGCATGTCGACACCAATCACGGCATCTTCTCTTCCGACTCCACACTTGGCGGCATCTCGATCCGCGACGTGCCGCCGGGGTACGACTACCCGAGCTTCATCGCGATGGATCAGCCGCGACATTCGGCCCAGCGCAAGACGGTGTCGCCGATGTTCACGCCCGCGCATCTGGACGAACTCGCCGTTCTCATCCGCGCCCGCGCCGGCAAGGTGCTCGACGCCCTCCCGCGCAACGAGACCTTCAATTTCGTCGACCGGGTGTCGATCGAACTGACCACACAGATGCTGGCGACCCTGTTCGATTTTCCGTTCGAGGAGCGCCGCAAGCTGACGCGCTGGTCCGACGTCGCGACCGCGCTGCCGAAAAGCGGGATCGTCGAATCGGCCGAACAGCGCCGCGCCGAGATGGACGAGTGCGCGGGCTACTTCACAAAGCTCTGGAACGAGCGGGTCAATGCCGAGCCGCGCAACGACCTGCTCTCGATGATGGCGCATCACGACGCGACCCGCCATATGGACCCCGACAATCTGATGGGCAACATCCTGCTTTTGATCGTCGGCGGCAACGACACCACCCGCAACACCATGAGCGGCTCGGTGCTCGCGTTGAACGAGTACCCCGAGCAGTATCAAAAGCTGCGCGACAATCCGGACCTGATCGATTCGATGGTGCCGGAAGTCATTCGCTGGCAGACGCCGCTGGCGCATATGCGGCGCACCGCGCTTGAAGACACCGAACTCGGCGGCAAGACCATCAAAAAAGGCGACCGCGTGGTGATGTGGTACGTCTCGGGCAATCGCGACGAAGAGGGCATCGAAAATCCCAACGAGTTCATCATCGATCGCGCCCGGCCCCGCACCCATCTGTCGTTCGGCTTCGGCATCCACCGCTGCGTCGGCATGCGGCTCGCCGAACTGCAATTGAAGATCGTCTGGCAGGAGATGTTGAAGCGCTTCGACAACATCGAGGTGGTCGGCGAGCCGAAGCGGGTTTATTCCAGCTTCGTGCGCGGCATCGAGTCCCTGCCGGTGCGCATTCCAGCGTAA
- a CDS encoding acyl-CoA dehydrogenase family protein, translated as MTSPEPTDEYADIRDAVAKLCAQFPGEYWRKLDREMAYPKAFVDALTEAGYLSVLIPEEYGGAGLKLSAAAAILEEIQRAGCNGGGCHAQMYTMGTLLRHGSDEQKAKWLPKVASGELRLQAFGVTEPTSGTDTSSLKTFAKREGNDSYIVNGQKIWTSRAEYSDLMILLARTTPKEQARKRTDGLSVFIVDMKAAKGNGLSISPIRTMMNHSTTEVFFTDLRVPAENLIGEEGKGFRYILSGMNAERILIAAECIGDAKWFIAKASAYAKERAVFGRPIGQNQGIQFPIAKAYAAMRAAELMVREATRKYEAGLDCGAEANMAKMLAADASWEAANACVQTHGGFGFAEEYDIERKFRETRLYQVAPISTNLILSYLAEHVLGMPRSY; from the coding sequence ATGACTTCACCCGAACCCACAGACGAATATGCCGACATCCGCGACGCCGTCGCCAAGCTCTGCGCCCAATTCCCCGGCGAATACTGGCGCAAGCTCGACCGCGAGATGGCGTACCCCAAGGCCTTCGTCGATGCGCTGACGGAGGCCGGCTATCTCTCGGTGCTGATCCCCGAGGAATATGGCGGCGCCGGGCTGAAACTGTCCGCGGCCGCCGCGATCCTCGAAGAGATCCAGCGCGCCGGCTGCAATGGCGGCGGCTGTCATGCCCAGATGTACACCATGGGCACGCTGCTGCGGCACGGCAGCGATGAGCAGAAGGCGAAATGGCTGCCGAAGGTCGCCAGCGGCGAATTGCGGCTGCAGGCATTCGGCGTCACCGAGCCGACCAGCGGCACCGACACCTCGTCGCTGAAGACGTTTGCGAAGCGCGAGGGCAATGACAGCTACATCGTCAACGGCCAGAAGATCTGGACCAGCCGCGCCGAATATTCGGACCTGATGATTCTCTTGGCGCGCACCACGCCGAAGGAACAGGCCAGGAAGCGCACCGACGGCCTGTCGGTGTTCATCGTCGATATGAAGGCGGCCAAGGGTAACGGGCTCTCGATCAGCCCGATCCGCACCATGATGAACCACTCCACCACGGAAGTGTTCTTCACCGATCTCAGGGTACCGGCGGAAAACCTGATCGGCGAGGAAGGCAAGGGCTTTCGCTACATCCTGTCCGGCATGAATGCCGAGCGCATCCTGATCGCGGCCGAGTGCATCGGCGACGCCAAATGGTTCATCGCCAAGGCCTCCGCCTACGCCAAAGAGCGCGCGGTATTCGGCCGGCCGATCGGCCAGAACCAGGGTATCCAATTTCCGATCGCGAAGGCCTACGCAGCGATGCGGGCTGCCGAGCTGATGGTCAGGGAAGCCACCCGCAAATACGAGGCAGGCCTCGATTGCGGCGCCGAGGCTAACATGGCAAAAATGCTGGCGGCCGATGCCTCCTGGGAAGCCGCCAACGCCTGCGTGCAGACCCATGGCGGCTTCGGCTTCGCGGAGGAATACGATATCGAACGCAAGTTCCGCGAGACGCGGCTCTATCAGGTGGCGCCGATCTCGACCAACCTCATTTTGTCCTACCTCGCCGAGCACGTGCTCGGCATGCCCCGCTCCTACTGA